A DNA window from Hordeum vulgare subsp. vulgare chromosome 1H, MorexV3_pseudomolecules_assembly, whole genome shotgun sequence contains the following coding sequences:
- the LOC123417843 gene encoding probable WRKY transcription factor 43, with product MVNGRAAGAAAPEIGAGSSSGVGVGRDQETKGKGGARGRGSRKASRPRFAFQTKSENDVLDDGYRWRKYGQKAVKNSAFPRSYYRCTHHTCNVKKQVQRLAKDTSIVVTTYEGVHNHPCEKLMEALNPILRQLQFLSQL from the exons ATGGTGAACggcagggcggccggggcggcggcGCCGGAGATCGGTGCCGGGAGCAGCAGTGGGGTGGGGGTGGGAAGGGATCAGGAGACGAAGGGGAAGGGCGGCGCGCGCGGGCGGGGGAGCAGGAAGGCTAGCCGGCCGCGGTTCGCGTTCCAGACCAAGAGCGagaacgacgtcctcgacgacggcTACCGGTGGAGGAAGTACGGCCAGAAGGCCGTCAAGAACAGCGCCTTCCCCAG GAGCTACTACCGGTGCACGCACCACACGTGTAACGTGAAGAAGCAGGTGCAGCGGTTGGCGAAGGACACGAGCATCGTGGTGACCACGTATGAGGGCGTGCACAACCACCCATGCGAGAAGCTCATGGAGGCACTCAACCCCATCCTCAGGCAGCTTCAGTTTCTCTCGCAGCTCTAA